The following are encoded together in the Candidatus Methylomirabilis oxygeniifera genome:
- a CDS encoding protein of unknown function (Evidence 5 : No homology to any previously reported sequences) encodes MNRSPLNLPAHPPSEPTPLRGAAQRCRYRELDNCHVMDYV; translated from the coding sequence ATGAATCGGTCGCCACTGAATCTGCCGGCTCACCCGCCGTCCGAACCGACGCCACTGCGCGGCGCGGCTCAACGCTGTCGCTACAGGGAGCTTGACAACTGTCACGTGATGGATTACGTTTGA
- the higB gene encoding Toxin higB-1 — MIKGFADRHTQALFETGRSKRLPSDILRRARRKLEYIDLATRLDDLLVPPGNRLHQLEGDRKGQYAIAINDQWRICFRFVAGDAYDVEVTDYH, encoded by the coding sequence GTGATCAAGGGCTTCGCAGACAGACACACACAGGCATTGTTCGAGACCGGCCGGTCCAAGCGATTGCCGTCGGATATACTGCGTCGAGCGCGGAGAAAGCTGGAGTACATCGACTTGGCGACGCGTCTGGATGACCTTCTGGTGCCTCCGGGTAATCGACTCCACCAGCTCGAGGGAGACCGAAAAGGACAGTACGCGATTGCCATCAACGACCAATGGCGTATATGCTTCCGGTTTGTTGCCGGTGACGCTTACGACGTCGAAGTGACGGATTATCACTGA
- the higA gene encoding Antitoxin higA-1 produces the protein MGIANTRNKEVRPIHPGEMLREDFLPDYRLTVSGLAHALGVSRQTVNELLRERRSVSPEMALRLSRLFGNSPEFWLNAQRAIDLWDAAEEIGLEVKRIKPLVAA, from the coding sequence ATGGGCATTGCGAACACAAGGAATAAGGAGGTGCGGCCTATCCACCCGGGCGAGATGCTTCGGGAGGATTTCCTTCCCGACTATAGGCTCACAGTTTCGGGTCTCGCTCACGCGCTTGGCGTTTCACGCCAGACTGTAAATGAATTACTTCGTGAGCGCCGGTCGGTAAGTCCGGAGATGGCGCTCAGACTTTCGCGTCTGTTTGGCAACTCTCCTGAGTTCTGGCTGAACGCGCAGCGTGCGATCGATTTATGGGATGCCGCCGAGGAGATCGGTCTGGAGGTTAAGCGGATCAAGCCCTTGGTCGCCGCATAA
- a CDS encoding putative enzyme (Evidence 3 : Function proposed based on presence of conserved amino acid motif, structural feature or limited homology; Product type pe : putative enzyme): MVKGGKVVGIITETDMIRALIDLEET; this comes from the coding sequence GTGGTAAAGGGCGGGAAGGTCGTCGGCATTATCACCGAGACGGACATGATCCGGGCCTTGATCGATCTGGAGGAGACCTAG
- a CDS encoding conserved protein of unknown function (Evidence 4 : Homologs of previously reported genes of unknown function) has translation MRTELVTTLKRQATELLSELDRNKEPILITQHGVPSAYLVDVETYETLQHRMSLLEGIARGEKAIEEGRTLTHAQAKKRMNRWLK, from the coding sequence ATGCGGACCGAACTCGTCACAACACTGAAGCGCCAGGCCACAGAGCTTCTCTCCGAGCTGGATCGGAACAAGGAGCCTATCCTCATTACGCAGCACGGCGTACCAAGCGCCTACCTTGTAGACGTTGAAACCTACGAGACCTTGCAGCATCGGATGAGCCTGCTCGAGGGAATCGCGCGTGGGGAGAAAGCTATTGAGGAGGGGCGTACGCTCACTCATGCGCAGGCCAAAAAGCGCATGAATCGATGGCTGAAGTAA
- a CDS encoding conserved protein of unknown function (Evidence 4 : Homologs of previously reported genes of unknown function), whose product MAEVIWTEPALSDLDAIADYIALDNPDAAKTLVRNVFRHVGQLADHPKSGSKPQELKGWRYRQIVEPPCRIFYREEGSRVYVLHVMRGERLLRPSVLVTRSEVPTK is encoded by the coding sequence ATGGCTGAAGTAATTTGGACCGAGCCCGCGCTGAGCGACCTGGATGCCATCGCCGACTACATCGCATTGGACAATCCGGACGCGGCGAAGACGTTAGTCCGGAATGTATTTCGGCACGTGGGTCAGCTTGCTGATCATCCCAAGAGCGGTTCTAAGCCACAGGAGCTCAAGGGGTGGCGCTACCGACAGATCGTCGAACCACCATGCCGGATCTTCTACCGGGAAGAAGGCTCACGCGTCTATGTGCTGCATGTCATGCGAGGCGAACGGTTGCTTCGCCCTTCTGTTCTTGTAACCCGCAGCGAGGTGCCGACCAAGTAA
- a CDS encoding conserved protein of unknown function (Evidence 4 : Homologs of previously reported genes of unknown function) — translation MIEGDMPARAVKMVKVWAKKYNRDLMDMWKTQKYRQLPGLE, via the coding sequence ATGATTGAAGGAGACATGCCCGCCCGTGCCGTAAAGATGGTGAAGGTTTGGGCGAAGAAGTACAATCGGGACCTGATGGATATGTGGAAGACACAGAAATATCGACAGCTTCCCGGGTTGGAGTAA
- a CDS encoding conserved protein of unknown function (Evidence 4 : Homologs of previously reported genes of unknown function), producing MKSYPKIQSVQVLPGKKLRVTFVNGGIRLYDCRPLLKEEPFKALQDDALFYLARAEEHGYGVIWNDEIDLAESEVWLHGRTEQGIVADLSRLHRPTVKSRKARSSAKAGASAPDG from the coding sequence ATGAAGAGCTACCCAAAGATTCAAAGCGTTCAGGTGCTTCCTGGCAAGAAACTTCGGGTAACGTTCGTCAATGGTGGTATCCGTCTTTACGATTGCCGTCCACTCCTGAAGGAAGAACCATTCAAAGCATTGCAGGACGATGCGCTGTTTTATCTCGCAAGAGCTGAAGAGCACGGTTACGGGGTCATCTGGAACGACGAAATAGATTTGGCAGAATCAGAAGTCTGGCTTCATGGGCGCACCGAACAAGGCATTGTAGCTGACCTGTCACGCTTGCATCGCCCTACCGTGAAAAGTCGCAAGGCGAGGTCAAGTGCGAAGGCGGGCGCAAGCGCGCCAGACGGCTAA
- a CDS encoding protein of unknown function (Evidence 5 : No homology to any previously reported sequences), translating into MIEKTVKRFGVEKDSSIKEDLAYWLSKTPRERVAAIEFLRGQYHGSSARLQRSARVTQQERR; encoded by the coding sequence ATGATCGAAAAGACGGTCAAGAGATTCGGTGTGGAAAAGGATTCATCCATTAAGGAAGACCTGGCTTATTGGCTCAGCAAGACACCCCGAGAGCGCGTCGCCGCCATTGAATTCCTGAGAGGGCAATACCATGGAAGTTCAGCAAGACTTCAGAGATCTGCTCGAGTTACTCAACAAGAACGACGTTGA
- a CDS encoding conserved protein of unknown function (Evidence 4 : Homologs of previously reported genes of unknown function), translating into MEVQQDFRDLLELLNKNDVEYIIVGAYALGFHGAPRYTGDLDVFAKPEPINAKNIMRALHAFGFGSVGLTEADFEQEGRVVQLGFPPVRVDIITSITGVSWEQARSGRVQGQFGDLPVHYIGREDLIANKRALGRKKDLADLEAIGED; encoded by the coding sequence ATGGAAGTTCAGCAAGACTTCAGAGATCTGCTCGAGTTACTCAACAAGAACGACGTTGAGTACATCATCGTGGGAGCCTACGCGCTGGGATTTCATGGCGCCCCCCGCTACACGGGCGACCTTGACGTCTTCGCGAAGCCCGAGCCTATCAATGCCAAAAACATCATGCGAGCCCTCCATGCATTTGGGTTTGGATCTGTCGGCCTGACAGAGGCGGATTTTGAACAAGAGGGCAGAGTCGTGCAGCTCGGATTTCCGCCGGTCAGGGTCGATATCATTACCTCGATCACCGGGGTATCATGGGAACAGGCCCGCTCGGGTAGGGTCCAAGGTCAATTTGGAGACTTGCCGGTACACTATATCGGCCGGGAGGACCTCATAGCGAATAAGAGAGCGTTGGGCCGCAAGAAGGATCTTGCCGATCTGGAAGCTATCGGGGAAGACTGA
- a CDS encoding conserved protein of unknown function (Evidence 4 : Homologs of previously reported genes of unknown function), giving the protein MPTAEEDTIITAAAKRDPDAQPLTSKQLQAMVPLKALRGRPKSAHKKLLVSVRYSPEVVAYFKSTGEGWQSLMDSVLRKYVARHSRHA; this is encoded by the coding sequence ATGCCTACTGCGGAAGAGGACACAATCATTACTGCGGCAGCCAAACGCGACCCCGACGCACAACCCCTTACGTCAAAGCAGTTGCAGGCCATGGTGCCGCTGAAAGCCCTGCGTGGTCGGCCGAAATCTGCGCACAAGAAGCTGCTCGTGTCCGTGCGCTACAGCCCCGAGGTTGTCGCCTACTTCAAATCCACCGGAGAAGGGTGGCAGTCGCTCATGGACAGCGTACTTCGGAAATACGTGGCACGCCATTCGCGTCACGCGTAA
- a CDS encoding conserved protein of unknown function (Evidence 4 : Homologs of previously reported genes of unknown function) yields the protein MSIAVELPSLAHVITRYRFAYLMTTSATGAPHAVAVAAVLQGGDLVVNGIGRRSRENALARPAVGLVWPPQSEADYSLIIDGQAAVTGESLRITPTRAVLHRSARSSEPVVSGACESDCVEIDLSISSDRPMARGI from the coding sequence ATGAGTATTGCAGTCGAATTGCCGAGCTTGGCACACGTCATCACGCGTTACCGCTTCGCGTACCTGATGACGACCAGCGCCACGGGCGCGCCGCATGCGGTTGCGGTAGCCGCGGTGCTGCAAGGCGGAGACCTGGTCGTGAACGGGATCGGTCGCCGCAGCCGCGAGAACGCGCTGGCGCGGCCGGCCGTCGGCCTGGTCTGGCCGCCGCAATCCGAAGCGGACTACTCGCTGATCATTGACGGGCAGGCCGCCGTGACCGGCGAATCGCTTCGGATCACGCCGACGCGCGCGGTACTCCATCGTTCGGCGCGGTCTTCCGAGCCCGTTGTGTCGGGGGCCTGCGAATCCGATTGCGTGGAGATCGATCTGAGCATCTCGTCCGACAGGCCGATGGCGCGGGGAATATGA